One Vicingaceae bacterium genomic region harbors:
- the surE gene encoding 5'-nucleotidase SurE, with the protein MKILVVNDDGITAPGIQALVEVAKDFGEVTVVAPDKPQSGMGHAITVNSMLRVHPFRMDGITAYACSGTPVDCVKLAVDVVFKNEKPDWVFSGINHGANHSINVIYSGTMSAAIEAAIEGIPAIGFSLCDFSIEADFSVAKKYARIIIEQAINTPWEKNVCLNVNIPRIDEPLVRGIKICRQAKAFWKEEFDERIDPSGKPYYWLTGKFVSMDEGTDHDVWALENNYVSVVPIQVDLTDYSMLDKLKKWEKT; encoded by the coding sequence ATGAAAATATTGGTTGTTAATGATGACGGCATAACTGCGCCGGGTATACAAGCTTTGGTGGAGGTTGCCAAAGATTTCGGAGAGGTTACCGTAGTAGCTCCAGACAAACCTCAAAGTGGAATGGGACATGCCATCACCGTCAATTCTATGTTACGAGTCCATCCATTTAGAATGGACGGCATAACAGCTTATGCTTGTTCAGGGACTCCGGTCGATTGTGTGAAATTAGCAGTTGATGTGGTCTTTAAAAATGAAAAACCCGATTGGGTCTTTTCAGGGATTAACCATGGAGCCAATCATTCTATCAACGTAATTTACTCCGGTACCATGTCTGCGGCCATTGAAGCCGCAATCGAAGGTATTCCTGCCATTGGGTTTTCTTTATGTGATTTTTCGATAGAAGCCGACTTTAGTGTGGCAAAAAAATACGCCCGAATTATCATCGAACAAGCCATCAATACTCCTTGGGAAAAAAATGTTTGCCTGAATGTAAATATACCAAGAATTGATGAGCCACTTGTGAGAGGTATAAAAATTTGCCGTCAGGCAAAAGCTTTTTGGAAAGAAGAATTTGATGAAAGAATAGACCCGTCCGGAAAACCTTATTACTGGTTGACCGGCAAATTTGTAAGTATGGACGAAGGAACAGATCATGATGTATGGGCTTTGGAAAACAATTATGTTTCGGTTGTACCAATTCAAGTTGACCTCACCGATTACTCAATGTTAGACAAGTTGAAAAAATGGGAAAAAACTTAA
- a CDS encoding peptide ABC transporter substrate-binding protein, which yields MKRGILYLFAAVMLIACGGKEKKQSESRLGKGGIKYGGVFRVNETEDFRSLYPLNVTEVVAHRITNQIYEGLVKLNQEDLSVIPCIAEKWEINPDATEFTFYLRRGVKFHDDPCFPDGKGREVTAHDFKYCLDKICESFPENQMFWLFKDKVKGANEYYESTKNKNPLPGGVEGIKVIDDYTLKIELNYPFSTFLKILSHSACWVYPKEAFEKYGVEMRVKCVGTGPFRVKTLKEGEYVILERNPDYWGIDMYGNQLPYLDAIKYSFIKEKKSELVEFRKGNLDMVFRLPLEMIKEVVAEFEEAKKGGNRPFEMQVVPALSIYYYGFQHKLPPFDNVKVRQAFNYAIDRESIVNYTLQGEGRPAIYGIVPPIKGYEYEKIKGYTYDPEKARQLLAEAGYPNGKGFPKLTLQINSGGGDRNIHTAEVIQKMLKENLNIEVNIEVLQFAQHLENYETGKAKFWRAGWVADYPDPENFLNMFYGKHVPSDLNTKSYINSVRYQSAKFDSLFEAALRETDPVKQYDLFRQADQVAINDAAIMPIFYDENTRLLQIYVKNFPANAMEYRDFSQVWFDKE from the coding sequence ATGAAAAGAGGAATATTATATCTATTTGCCGCAGTGATGCTTATTGCCTGTGGCGGGAAAGAAAAAAAACAATCTGAAAGCAGATTGGGAAAAGGTGGGATTAAATACGGAGGTGTTTTTAGAGTAAATGAAACGGAGGACTTTCGAAGTTTATATCCACTCAACGTCACAGAGGTAGTTGCACACCGGATTACCAATCAGATCTATGAAGGCCTTGTAAAACTTAACCAGGAAGACCTGTCAGTAATACCCTGTATCGCCGAAAAATGGGAAATCAATCCGGATGCTACCGAATTTACTTTTTATCTTAGAAGAGGAGTGAAGTTTCATGATGACCCATGCTTCCCTGATGGCAAAGGCCGTGAAGTAACTGCTCATGATTTTAAATATTGTTTAGATAAAATATGTGAAAGCTTTCCTGAAAATCAAATGTTTTGGCTTTTTAAAGACAAAGTAAAAGGTGCAAATGAATATTATGAGTCCACAAAAAACAAAAATCCATTGCCCGGAGGTGTTGAAGGCATTAAAGTCATCGATGATTATACGCTAAAAATTGAATTGAATTACCCATTTTCTACATTTTTGAAAATTCTTTCTCATTCTGCATGTTGGGTTTATCCCAAAGAAGCGTTTGAAAAATATGGTGTTGAAATGCGTGTTAAATGCGTGGGGACCGGACCTTTTAGAGTAAAAACCCTCAAGGAAGGTGAGTATGTTATTCTTGAAAGAAATCCTGATTATTGGGGGATTGATATGTATGGCAATCAATTACCGTATCTCGACGCTATAAAATACTCATTTATTAAAGAAAAGAAATCGGAATTGGTTGAATTCCGTAAGGGGAACCTAGACATGGTATTTCGTTTACCGCTTGAAATGATCAAAGAAGTAGTTGCAGAGTTTGAAGAGGCCAAGAAGGGAGGCAACCGTCCTTTTGAAATGCAGGTAGTGCCGGCTTTGAGTATCTATTACTATGGATTTCAACACAAACTTCCTCCTTTTGACAATGTAAAAGTGCGTCAGGCATTCAATTATGCTATTGACAGGGAGTCAATCGTCAACTACACTTTACAAGGTGAAGGCCGACCCGCCATTTATGGAATTGTACCTCCCATTAAAGGTTACGAATACGAAAAAATTAAAGGATATACTTATGACCCCGAAAAAGCCAGACAATTGTTGGCTGAGGCCGGCTATCCCAACGGAAAAGGATTCCCTAAATTAACACTTCAAATCAACAGCGGTGGTGGTGACCGGAATATCCATACTGCCGAAGTGATTCAAAAAATGTTGAAAGAAAATCTCAATATAGAAGTCAATATAGAAGTTTTGCAATTTGCCCAACACCTTGAAAATTACGAAACAGGAAAGGCAAAATTCTGGAGAGCCGGTTGGGTAGCCGATTATCCCGACCCTGAAAATTTCTTGAATATGTTTTACGGAAAGCATGTTCCTTCCGATTTAAATACAAAATCTTATATTAACTCGGTCAGATATCAAAGTGCAAAGTTTGATTCATTGTTTGAAGCCGCCTTGAGAGAAACAGACCCTGTCAAACAATATGATTTGTTCCGTCAGGCCGATCAAGTGGCTATAAATGATGCTGCAATCATGCCCATATTTTATGATGAAAATACCCGATTATTACAAATATACGTTAAAAATTTCCCTGCCAATGCCATGGAATACAGAGATTTTTCTCAAGTTTGGTTCGATAAAGAATAG
- the aspC2 gene encoding aminotransferase codes for MPQISNRGQLMPPSPIRKLVPFAEQAKRNGIKVIHLNIGQPDIETPEVALKAVKNIQLKVIEYSHSAGNLSYRKKLSTYYEKHGIHVSENNILITTGGSEALLFTFFSCLNEGDEIIVPEPFYANYNGFAVTAGVKIIPVTSSIKDGFKLPPIEEFEKLINSKTKAILICNPGNPTGYLYTREEIEKLGKIVKKHNLFLFADEVYREFTYDGKKHFSIMCLEGLEDHLVMIDSISKRYSMCGARIGALVTKNPQVYDAALKFAQARLSPPTFGQIAGEAALETPSSYFNNVIEEYIQRRNVLVEGLNSIEGVYCPTPGGAFYTVAELPIDDADRFCQWMLEHFEKDGYTVMMAPATGFYANPETGKNQVRIAYVLETNLIIKAIECLKEALPKYDGYTLHNKVSARKATS; via the coding sequence ATGCCGCAAATTTCCAATAGAGGGCAATTAATGCCGCCCTCACCTATCAGAAAGCTTGTGCCTTTTGCGGAACAAGCCAAAAGAAATGGGATAAAAGTTATACATTTGAATATCGGCCAACCTGATATTGAAACACCCGAGGTGGCTCTTAAAGCAGTTAAAAACATACAACTAAAAGTAATTGAATATTCCCATTCTGCCGGCAATCTTTCATATCGTAAAAAACTTTCGACCTATTATGAAAAGCACGGAATACATGTTTCTGAAAACAATATACTCATCACAACGGGAGGGTCTGAAGCTTTGTTATTCACTTTCTTTTCATGTTTGAATGAAGGTGATGAAATAATCGTGCCCGAGCCCTTTTATGCAAATTACAATGGTTTTGCCGTAACTGCAGGCGTCAAAATCATTCCGGTAACTTCATCCATCAAAGATGGATTTAAACTACCTCCGATTGAAGAATTTGAAAAGTTAATCAATTCTAAAACCAAAGCCATATTGATATGCAATCCGGGGAATCCCACCGGTTATCTCTATACCCGCGAAGAAATAGAAAAACTCGGAAAAATCGTCAAAAAACACAATCTCTTTTTATTTGCCGATGAAGTTTACAGGGAGTTTACTTACGATGGAAAAAAACACTTCAGTATCATGTGTTTGGAAGGGTTGGAAGACCATTTGGTAATGATTGACTCTATATCTAAACGTTATAGTATGTGTGGGGCTAGAATCGGAGCTCTTGTCACTAAAAACCCTCAAGTATACGACGCTGCCCTGAAATTTGCACAGGCAAGATTAAGCCCACCTACTTTTGGACAGATTGCAGGTGAGGCTGCATTAGAAACACCAAGTTCATACTTCAACAATGTAATCGAAGAATATATCCAAAGAAGAAATGTATTGGTCGAAGGATTAAACTCCATTGAAGGAGTTTACTGTCCCACACCGGGAGGTGCTTTTTATACGGTGGCAGAATTGCCCATTGACGATGCCGACCGTTTTTGTCAATGGATGTTGGAGCATTTCGAAAAAGACGGGTATACAGTGATGATGGCACCTGCTACAGGATTTTACGCCAATCCGGAGACCGGGAAAAATCAAGTGCGCATTGCTTACGTGCTCGAAACAAACTTGATAATTAAAGCAATTGAGTGTTTAAAAGAAGCCCTACCCAAATACGACGGCTATACACTTCACAACAAAGTTTCTGCAAGAAAAGCCACTTCCTGA
- a CDS encoding exodeoxyribonuclease has translation MKIVTYNVNGIRAAERKGLSDWIKSVNADILCFQEVKAGLSQINADPYKAMGYEIFWHAAEKKGYSGVATFTKIHPLNVKIGCNNQVFDREGRVLELTFDKFSLINVYMPSGTTGDIRQQFKYEWLDYFYDYVKPRIANREKLIICGDVNICHKPIDIHNPVANKNSSGFLPEERAWMDRFVDLGLVDAFRHFNKNPGQYTWWSFRANARARNLGWRIDYFFVTENLLPYLNGCKILPEAKHSDHCPVLLDIF, from the coding sequence ATGAAAATTGTAACCTATAATGTGAATGGAATACGGGCGGCTGAAAGAAAAGGTTTGTCCGACTGGATAAAATCTGTAAATGCCGATATTCTTTGTTTTCAGGAAGTAAAAGCCGGACTATCCCAAATCAACGCAGATCCTTACAAGGCAATGGGATACGAAATTTTCTGGCATGCTGCAGAAAAAAAGGGCTATAGCGGAGTTGCCACTTTCACTAAAATACATCCATTAAATGTGAAAATTGGATGCAACAATCAAGTGTTTGACCGCGAAGGACGAGTACTGGAATTGACATTTGATAAATTTTCGCTAATCAATGTATATATGCCGTCCGGCACAACCGGAGATATTCGCCAACAGTTTAAGTACGAATGGCTTGATTATTTTTATGACTATGTAAAACCTCGCATTGCCAATCGGGAAAAACTTATTATTTGTGGTGATGTCAACATTTGTCACAAGCCAATAGACATTCATAACCCTGTGGCAAATAAAAATTCTTCAGGTTTTTTACCCGAAGAGCGTGCCTGGATGGATCGTTTTGTTGATCTTGGATTGGTTGACGCTTTCAGGCATTTCAATAAAAATCCCGGCCAATACACATGGTGGAGTTTTAGAGCCAATGCAAGAGCAAGAAATTTAGGCTGGCGCATAGATTATTTTTTTGTCACTGAAAATCTTTTGCCATACTTGAACGGATGCAAAATACTCCCAGAAGCAAAACATTCTGATCATTGCCCGGTATTACTTGACATTTTTTAA
- the trmD gene encoding tRNA (guanine-N(1)-)-methyltransferase: MRIDIITIFPGMFNDFLSHSIISRAIQKKKAEIYIHNLRDYSNDKHKSVDDYMYGGGAGMVMMIEPIANCIEYLQSQRNYDEVIYLTPDGEKLNQKTCNRLSLLQNIILLAGHYKGVDQRVRDIFVTKEISIGDYVLTGGELPAMVLTDAIVRLLPGVLNDETSALTDSFQDNLLSPPIYTRPSDFRGYRVPDVLLSGNFKAIEEWRLKQAIEKTRRLRPDLFDNLEE, encoded by the coding sequence ATGAGAATTGACATTATTACCATATTCCCCGGAATGTTCAACGATTTCTTGAGCCATTCCATAATTTCCAGAGCCATTCAAAAGAAAAAGGCTGAAATTTATATCCATAATCTTCGTGACTATTCTAATGACAAACATAAATCTGTGGATGATTATATGTATGGTGGTGGCGCCGGTATGGTAATGATGATAGAGCCAATTGCCAATTGCATTGAATATTTACAATCTCAAAGAAATTATGACGAAGTAATTTATCTTACACCCGATGGCGAAAAACTAAATCAAAAAACTTGCAATCGTTTGTCTCTTTTGCAAAATATCATTTTATTGGCAGGCCATTACAAGGGAGTGGATCAACGCGTAAGAGATATATTCGTAACCAAGGAAATCAGTATTGGAGACTATGTATTAACCGGCGGAGAATTACCGGCTATGGTTCTGACAGATGCTATTGTTAGGTTATTGCCGGGAGTATTAAATGATGAGACCTCTGCTTTAACCGATTCTTTTCAAGACAATCTATTATCTCCCCCAATATACACAAGACCTTCGGATTTTCGGGGATATCGAGTTCCCGATGTTTTGCTATCCGGAAATTTCAAAGCTATAGAAGAATGGCGCTTGAAGCAAGCCATCGAAAAAACCCGCCGCTTACGCCCTGATTTGTTTGATAATTTAGAAGAATAA
- a CDS encoding TIGR00266 family protein, producing MYNSHEIDYKIFGEEMQCVEIELDPGESVVAEAGSMMMMDTHIEMQTIFGDGSQPSQGFFGKLVSAGKRLLVGESLFMTVYTNSGSGKQRVCFASPYPGKIIPLDLKNYGHKIICQKDAFLCAAKGVSIGIEFQKRIGAGLFGGEGFIMEKIEGDGWAFLHSGGTIIEKKLSRGEQLRVDTGCLVGFTGGIDYDIQFVKGIKNMLFGGEGMFFATLTGEGTVWIQSLPISRLANRILSYASAYGGKGKEEGSILGGLGRMLDGDNY from the coding sequence ATGTATAATTCTCACGAAATAGATTATAAGATTTTCGGTGAAGAGATGCAATGCGTCGAGATCGAACTCGACCCGGGTGAATCGGTAGTTGCAGAAGCGGGAAGCATGATGATGATGGATACTCACATCGAAATGCAAACCATTTTCGGAGACGGCTCCCAACCTTCCCAAGGATTCTTTGGAAAGCTTGTATCCGCCGGAAAGCGCCTGCTTGTAGGAGAAAGTTTGTTTATGACTGTATATACTAACAGCGGTAGTGGAAAACAAAGGGTATGTTTTGCCTCACCTTATCCGGGTAAAATCATTCCACTTGATTTGAAAAACTATGGTCATAAAATTATTTGTCAAAAAGATGCTTTTTTATGTGCTGCCAAAGGTGTTTCCATTGGTATTGAATTTCAAAAAAGAATTGGAGCCGGATTGTTTGGTGGCGAGGGTTTTATCATGGAAAAGATTGAGGGCGACGGATGGGCCTTTTTGCATTCAGGGGGAACGATTATTGAAAAAAAGTTGTCTCGGGGAGAACAATTGCGTGTGGATACCGGGTGTCTTGTTGGATTCACCGGCGGCATAGATTATGATATTCAATTTGTAAAAGGAATAAAAAATATGTTGTTTGGAGGGGAAGGAATGTTTTTTGCCACCCTTACAGGCGAAGGAACCGTATGGATTCAATCTTTACCAATTAGCCGTTTGGCCAATAGAATTTTATCTTATGCATCGGCATACGGAGGAAAGGGTAAAGAAGAAGGGAGTATACTCGGAGGTTTAGGAAGAATGTTGGATGGAGATAATTACTAA
- the lpxB gene encoding lipid-A-disaccharide synthase, whose protein sequence is MKYFILTGEPSGDMHAANLAMAIKKYDENAILKGWGGDRLANAGVEILKPIEELSFMGFWEVVSHLPKIRRNFHDAYKQIIEYHPDVVVLVDFPGFNLRMAKWAKKRGFKVVYYISPQLWAWKESRVNIVKQYVDKMLVILPFEQEFYKKHGVEAIYVGHPLLDELEKKSIESREGLPAQYIALLPGSRKQEVEHILPVMLSASASFNNFRIIIAASNNIEEDIYRKIAGNKNVSIIYNDTYRILKHARVAWVTSGTATLETALIGTPQIVCYKGSVLSYWLARRLVKVKYISLVNLILDKPLVKELIQHDLNEKNLINETKKILESSHEEKKIIDGYEELKNLLKSNISGPSDKAANIIVQLAKEMQ, encoded by the coding sequence ATGAAGTATTTTATTTTAACAGGCGAACCTTCAGGTGATATGCATGCAGCCAATTTGGCCATGGCTATTAAAAAATATGACGAAAATGCTATTTTGAAGGGGTGGGGAGGAGATCGCCTTGCTAATGCGGGTGTTGAAATTTTAAAACCTATAGAAGAATTATCCTTTATGGGATTTTGGGAAGTTGTGAGCCATCTGCCAAAAATTCGACGTAATTTTCATGATGCATATAAACAAATCATTGAGTACCATCCCGATGTGGTCGTATTGGTGGATTTCCCGGGATTTAATTTACGGATGGCAAAATGGGCAAAAAAAAGGGGGTTCAAAGTTGTATACTATATCTCGCCACAATTATGGGCATGGAAAGAGTCAAGAGTAAATATTGTTAAACAGTATGTCGACAAAATGTTGGTAATCTTGCCGTTTGAACAAGAATTTTACAAAAAACACGGAGTTGAGGCCATCTACGTCGGACATCCCTTATTGGATGAGTTAGAAAAAAAATCTATTGAATCCCGTGAAGGGTTACCCGCTCAATACATAGCACTTCTGCCCGGAAGCCGCAAGCAAGAGGTAGAGCATATCTTGCCGGTGATGTTATCTGCTTCCGCGTCTTTTAATAATTTTCGAATTATTATAGCTGCATCAAATAATATCGAGGAAGATATTTACAGAAAAATTGCAGGAAATAAAAATGTTTCTATTATCTACAACGACACTTATCGCATTTTAAAACATGCCCGAGTAGCATGGGTTACCTCAGGTACAGCAACTCTTGAAACGGCATTGATTGGTACTCCTCAAATTGTTTGCTACAAAGGAAGCGTTTTATCTTACTGGTTGGCCCGAAGATTAGTCAAAGTAAAATATATCTCACTGGTTAATCTTATTCTTGACAAACCACTCGTCAAAGAACTAATTCAACACGATTTAAATGAGAAAAATTTAATAAATGAAACCAAAAAAATACTGGAGAGCAGCCATGAAGAAAAAAAGATTATTGATGGTTATGAAGAGCTTAAAAATTTATTAAAATCTAACATATCCGGCCCTTCAGACAAAGCAGCAAACATCATTGTTCAACTTGCAAAAGAAATGCAATGA
- a CDS encoding carbon-nitrogen hydrolase yields the protein MEERPLNIELTLLKIEDYDELKKAMIEAYPSMPDAFWKKHHIEKLVEIFPEGQVVVKVNGELAGCALSIIVDYDQFDDNHTYKEITANYTFATHNPKGNVLYGIDVFVRPRFRGMRIGRRLYDYRKDLCEKLNLRSIIFGGRIPNYHQYANALSPKEYIEKVRAKEISDPVLNFHLSNGFIPVRILQGYLEGDKASKEYAVLLKWENIYYQKPSKNLKTTKSIVRIGLVQWQMRPYNTLEDLMDQVEYFVDALGAYKSDFVLFPEFFNAPLMAAYNHLSEPEAIRMLAKYTPDIVNEFCKLSIKYNVNIITGSMPELRGNELYNVGFLCHRNGKVDKYEKIHVTPDEQRVWGMHGGNQITTFDTDCGKIGILICYDVEFPELSRLLALDGMNILFVPFLTDTQNGYSRVRNCALARAVENECYVAIAGSVGNLPNVHNMDIQYAQSMVLTPCDFAFPADGIKAQATANTEMILIADVDLDLLRELHNFGSVKNLKDRRTDLYDIIKK from the coding sequence ATGGAAGAAAGACCACTGAACATCGAACTGACTTTATTAAAAATAGAAGATTATGATGAGCTGAAAAAAGCTATGATAGAGGCCTATCCGTCTATGCCTGATGCTTTCTGGAAAAAACATCATATTGAAAAACTGGTTGAAATTTTCCCTGAAGGCCAGGTTGTGGTAAAAGTTAATGGAGAATTGGCCGGTTGTGCTCTTTCTATTATTGTTGACTATGATCAATTTGACGACAACCACACTTACAAAGAAATTACTGCCAATTATACTTTTGCCACACACAATCCTAAAGGCAATGTGCTCTATGGAATTGATGTTTTTGTCAGGCCTAGGTTTCGTGGAATGCGTATAGGCCGAAGGTTATATGATTACCGCAAAGATTTATGCGAAAAACTAAATTTGAGGTCTATCATTTTTGGTGGTAGAATTCCTAACTATCATCAATATGCCAATGCACTTTCCCCAAAAGAATATATTGAGAAAGTTAGAGCCAAGGAAATTAGCGACCCGGTTTTAAACTTCCATTTGTCCAACGGATTTATCCCTGTAAGGATTTTGCAAGGATATCTTGAAGGGGATAAAGCATCAAAAGAATATGCTGTTTTATTGAAATGGGAAAATATTTATTATCAAAAACCCTCCAAAAATCTGAAAACAACAAAAAGCATCGTACGGATTGGTTTGGTGCAGTGGCAGATGCGACCATATAACACATTGGAAGACCTAATGGACCAAGTGGAATATTTTGTAGATGCACTTGGTGCTTATAAAAGCGATTTTGTATTGTTTCCAGAATTTTTCAATGCACCGCTCATGGCTGCCTACAATCATTTAAGCGAGCCCGAAGCCATAAGAATGTTGGCTAAATACACGCCGGATATTGTCAACGAATTTTGTAAATTATCCATTAAATATAACGTCAATATAATCACCGGCAGCATGCCCGAATTAAGAGGAAACGAACTGTATAACGTTGGTTTTTTATGCCATAGAAACGGTAAGGTGGATAAGTACGAAAAGATACACGTCACTCCTGATGAGCAAAGAGTTTGGGGTATGCATGGAGGAAACCAAATCACTACTTTTGACACCGATTGCGGAAAAATAGGAATATTGATTTGCTACGACGTAGAATTCCCTGAATTATCAAGACTATTGGCTTTGGATGGTATGAACATATTGTTTGTACCATTTCTCACAGATACTCAAAACGGTTATTCCCGTGTTAGAAACTGCGCTCTTGCCCGAGCTGTTGAAAACGAGTGTTATGTTGCCATTGCCGGTAGTGTAGGCAACTTGCCAAATGTTCACAATATGGACATTCAATACGCTCAATCCATGGTTTTGACTCCCTGTGATTTTGCATTCCCGGCAGATGGCATAAAAGCACAAGCCACAGCCAACACCGAAATGATTCTTATTGCAGATGTAGATCTCGATTTATTGAGGGAGCTTCATAATTTCGGAAGTGTGAAAAATTTAAAAGACAGAAGGACAGATCTATATGATATCATAAAAAAATAA
- a CDS encoding membrane protein: MKTNVGKTDRLVRIILALLISTLYFANVITGMLGVVLMFIAAILLITAIVGFCGLYQIFGINTCPRKEKP, from the coding sequence ATGAAAACGAATGTAGGCAAAACAGACCGTTTAGTGCGGATAATTTTGGCATTGTTGATATCTACGCTTTACTTTGCCAATGTCATCACTGGAATGCTTGGTGTAGTCCTGATGTTTATAGCGGCAATTCTTCTGATTACTGCCATTGTCGGTTTTTGCGGATTGTATCAAATTTTCGGAATCAATACATGTCCGCGTAAAGAAAAGCCCTGA